The Azospirillum lipoferum 4B genomic sequence CGCCTGACCCAGCCGCTGCTGCGCATGCGCGACGGCAAGTACCATAAGGACGGCGAGTTCCAGCCGGTGTCGTGGGACCGCGCCTTCGACGAGATGGCCAGCCAGTGGAAGCGCGTGCTGAAGGCCAAGGGACCGGATGCGGTCGGCATGTTCGGCTCCGGCCAATGGACGATCTGGGAAGGCTATGCGGCGTCCAAGCTGATGCGCGCCGGCTTCCGCACCAACAACCTGGACCCCAACGCCCGCCACTGCATGGCGTCGGCCGCCGTCGCCTTCATCCGCACCTTCGGCATGGACGAGCCGATGGGCTGCTACGACGATTTCGAGCATGCCGACGCCTTCGTGCTGTGGGGCTCCAACATGGCGGAGATGCACCCCATCCTGTGGACGCGGATCACCGACCGCCGGCTGGTGCACAGCCATGTGAAGGTGGCGGTGCTGTCGACCTTCGAACATCGCAGCTTCGAGCTGGCCGACATCCCGATGATCTTCGAGCCGGGAACCGATCTGGCGATCCTGAACTACATCGCCAACCACATCATCCAGACCGACCGGGTGAACAGGGCGTTCGTCGGGAAGCACTGCAACTTCCGCCTGGGGCAGAAGGACATCGGTTATGGCCTGCGCCCGGAAAGCGTGCTGGAGGTGCGGGCGGCCAACGCCAAGGACCCGGCGGATTCCAAGCCTATCGACTTCGGCGCCTTCGCCAAGTTCGTCAGCACCTACACGCTGGACTACACCGCCGAGCTGACCAAGGTGCCGAAGGAAAGGCTGCTGGCGCTCGCCGAGATGTATGCGGATCCGAAGACCAAGGTCATGTCGCTGTGGACCATGGGGTTCAACCAGCATGTCCGCGGCGTGTGGGTGAACCACATGGTCTACAACATCCACCTGCTGACCGGGAAAATCTCCGAGCCCGGCAACAGCCCCTTCTCGCTGACCGGCCAGCCGTCCGCCTGCGGCACCGCGCGCGAGGTCGGCACCTTCTCCCACCGGCTGCCGGCGGACATGCAGGTCGCCAACCCCACCCACCGCGCTCACACCGAGCGGGCGTGGAAGCTGCCCAAGGACCTGCTGTCGGCCAAGATCGGCTACCACGCCGTCCAGCAGGACCGCATGCTGAAGGACGGCAAGCTCAACGCCTACTGGATCATGGTGAACAACAACCTCCAGGCGGCTCCCAACAGCGCCAACGAGACCTATCCCGGATACCGCAATCCTGAGAATTTCATCGTGGTGTCCGACGCCTACCCCACCGTCACCGCCTCGGCCGCCGACCTGATCCTGCCGGCCGCCATGTGGGTGGAGAAGGAAGGCGCCTACGGCAATGCCGAACGCCGCACCCATTTCTGGCACCAGCTGGTCACCGCACCGGGCGAGGCGCGCTCCGACCTGTGGCAGCTGATGGAGTTCTCCAAACGCTTCACCACGGACGAGGTGTGGCCGGCCGACGTGCTGGACGCCAACCCTTCCTATCGCGGCAAGTCGCTGTTCGACGTGCTGTACCGCAACGGCAATGTCGACCGCTTCCCCCTGTCGGACGTCGATCCCGACTATGCCAACGACGAGTCCATGGATTTCGGCTTCTACGTCCAGAAGGGCCTGTTCGAGGAATATGCCGATTTCGGCCGCGGCCACGGCCACGATCTGGCGCCTTTCGACAGGTACCATCAGGAGCGCGGCCTGCGATGGCCGGTGGTGGACGGCAAGGAGACGCGCTGGCGCTACCGCGAGGGGCTGGACCCCTTCGTCAAGCCGGGCGAAGACGTCCGCTTCTACGGCAACCCGGACGGCAAGGCCAACATCTTCGCCTTCCCCTACGAGCCGCCGGCCGAGGAACCCGACAAGGATTTCGACCTGTGGCTGGTGACGGGCCGGGTGCTGGAGCATTGGCACAGCGGTTCCATGACCATGCGGGTGCCGGAGCTGTACAAGGCGATGCCGATGGCGCTGGTCTTCATGCATCCCGACGACGCCAAGGCGCGCGGCCTGCGCCGCGGGTCGGAGGTGAAGGTGATGTCGCGGCGCGGCGAGATGCAGACGCGGGTGGAGACGCGCGGGCGCAACAAGCCGCCGCGCGGCGTGGTCTTCGTGCCCTGGTTCGACTCCGCCCGGCTGATCAACAAGTGCACGCTGGATGCCACCGACCCGATCAGCAAGCAGTCCGACTTCAAGAAGTGCGCCGTCAAGATCGTCGCGGTCTGAGGGAGGAGTTGAGCCATGCGTCCCCATCACCTCGCCGCGCTGGCGGTGCTGCCCTTCCTCGTGCCGGCGATGCTGTCGGCCCAGAGCAGCGGCGGACCTGCCGAACCGCGCCGGCTGGACTCGCCCTTCCGGCCGCCGGTGAACTTCGTCGAGCAGATCTCGCCGCCGCCGATCCCGCCCGACGTCACCGACGACCGCCGGGTCGCCCGCAATTACCCGGAACAGCCGCCGGTCATCCCGCACAATATCCGCGACTACCAGATCACGCTGAACAACAACCAGTGCCTGACCTGCCACAGCCGCCGCTTCACCGAGGCGGTGCAGGCGCCGATGGTCAGCATCACCCATTACGTCGACCGCGAGGGACAGACGCTGGGTGCCGTCTCGCCACGGCGCTATTTCTGCATGCAGTGCCATGTGCCGCAGACGAGGGCGCAGCCCATCGTTCCCAACACCTTCACCGATCTCGATACCCTGGTCAGCCGGCCATCCGACCGGGGAGACCGGCGATGAAGGCGCGCATCCCGGTGTCGGTGCGGCGGGCCTGGCAGACCATCTCCCGTCCCAGCCGAAGCCTCAGCCTCGGCTTCCTGACGCTGGGCGGCTTCCTGGCCGGGGTGTTCTTCTGGGGCGGCTTCAACACCGCGCTGGAGGCCACCAACACCGAGGCCTTCTGCATCAGCTGCCACGAGATGCAGGCGAACGTCTATGAGGAGCTGAAGCAGACCATCCACTTCACCAACCGGTCCGGCGTGCGGGCGACCTGTCCCGACTGCCATGTCCCGCACGAGTGGACCGACAAGATCGCCCGCAAGATGCAGGCATCGAAGGAGGTCTGGGGCAAGATCTTCGGCACCATCGACACCCGCGACAAGTTCCTCGCCATGCGCCGCGAACTGGCGGAACATGAATGGGCGCGGCTGAAGGCCAACAACTCCCTGGAATGCCGCAACTGCCACAGCGCCGATTCCATGGACATCACCAAGCAGGGCGCGCGGGCGGCGCGCATCCACGAGCAGTATCTGTTCACCGGCGAGCGAACCTGCATCGACTGCCACAAGGGCATCGCCCACCGCCTGCCCGACATGCAGGGCGTCCCGCCGGGGTGGAGCGAGGCGTCCGACAATCCGCAGAAGCCCATCGGCCATTGGCTGGCCAGCACGGGGGTGGGTGATGGGGCTCACGGCGGAATGGCCCTGCCCGCCCCAGCCCCGCGGTGACCCTGCCGGTCGGAATCCGACCACCCGCCTGCATAGCGCGTGGTGGTCGGATTCCGACCAGTCCTATTCGGTGGCCGCCAGCACCGCGTCGATGGATGCCCGCATCTCCAGCAAGGCCTGACGGTCGGTCTCCGACAGCGGCTGCGGCTTCTCCTGCAACTCCCTCAGCACGTCACGCGCCTGGAACACCGGCTTGGCCGCACGTTTGGGCAGGGCGCTGAACGCCACGCCGGCCGGCGCACTGACCGCTGGGCGCTTCGCCGCCGTCTCCGGCGACGCTGCAGCAGGATCGGCGGCGGGGGAGGGTGGGGCGCCCGCATCCGACCGCTTCAGCTTTTCCCAGGCCCGCAGCTGCTCGTCCTGGTCCTCGATTGCCGCCAGTGCCTCCAGCTTCGACTTGGTCGGGCGCAAAGCGGCGTAGTCGGCGCGGATGGCCGGCGCCAGACGCTGGAAGGACAGCATCATGGTGACGTAGGTCTTCTTGCGGCCAAGCGCGTCGGCGAGCTGCCGGTGCGAATAGCCGTGCCGCTCGGCCAGACGGAACAGGGCGTCGGATTCCTCCAGAGGGTTCAGGTCGCTCCGCTGCAGGTTCTCGACGATGGCGATCTCCTCGTCGTCGTCGCCGGTGAACAGGATGCCGAAGATGGTTTCCCGCCCGAGCAGCCGCATCGCCCGCAGCCGCCGCTCGCCATAGACCAGCTGCCAACGGTCGTCGGCGATCTGGCGCACGCCGACCGGCTGCTGCAGCCCATGGCGTTCGATGGAGGCGGCGAGGCCCTGCAACTCCTCCTCGTCGAACTCGCGCCGCGGCTGGTTCGGGTTGGGGGCGATGCGGTCCAGCGGCACTTCGACCAGATGGGGGGCATGGCGGCTGAGGCCGAACAGCGCATCCTTCACGCGGGCGGCGGCCGTGCTGTTGGCGCTCTGGGCGGATTTCTGCGCCTTGCCCAGCAGACTACGCGACACGGTCGACCTCCTTCATGCGGATGATGCGTTCCTCGACCAGGGCGGCGGCGACATCACGGTAGACGGCGGCACCGGCGACATCGGGCATGGCCTCGACCGCGGCGCGGCCGACCGAAGTCGCCTGGGCATAGACCGAAGCCTTCGGTACCGGATCGAAGACCCGCAGATGGGGGCCGTACTGCTCCTGGATCTGCTCCAGAACCTCGCGGTCGTTGCGCTCGCGCTGTTTGTAGATGGTCGGAACGATGCCCAGCACCGACAGGGCGGTGTTCATCCGGCGCCGGATCTTGGCGACATTCTCCAGCAGGAAACCCATGCCGAGCAGGCTGAACTTTTCTGTCTGGCACGGGATGATGGCGGTGTGGGCGGCCACCATGGCGTTCTTCGTCAGCTCGCCGATGTTGGGCGGCGTGTCGATGATGATGAAGTCGAAGGTCCGCTTCGCCGCGGCGATCTTCTCCTTCATGATGAAGTCGCCGCCGGCTTCCTTGCCCAGTTCGACCTCCGTCTCGGCCAGCCGGATGGAGGAGGGGGCGACCCGCAGCCCGCTCTCCTCGACGGTGACCAGGATGTCGCGCAATTCCAGGTCGCCATGCATGACGTAGTAGAGGGTCTTGGCGTCGGCCTCCAGCGTGTAGGAGTCGATGCCGAGATGCTGCGTCGCGTTGGCCTGCGGATCGCAATCGATCAGCATCGTCGCATAGCCCTGGAGGGCGAGGGCGGAGGCGATGTTGACGGCGGACACCGTCTTGGCGCAGCCGCCCTTCTGGTTCGCCACGACGACGACCAGCGCCGGCCCGCCCAGCTTCTCGACCCCGGCGGCATCGCGCCGGATCAGCGCGTCGAGCGCCGCCGGGATGCGCTCGGCATCATTCTCCCAGCGGCTGACCTTCTGCTTGTCGTAGCGGCGCTGCAGCCGTTCGTTCAGCCAGACGGCGAATTCGGACTGCGACAGCCCCTTCGCCTCGCGGTAGGTCCGCAACTCCTCGCCCTTCACCGTCACCTCCCCGACATGAGCCGGGCGGGAGGGTAGGGGTAGACGCTACGCCGGTCAAGAATGCCGTGGCAGAGGGCGTTCCGTCTACTGGGGAGCGTCTACTGCCGCCGCCACCTTCTTGCTGCGGCGCGGTGCGCGCGTGGAGGGAAGGGCGGCCAGTTTCTCCTTCCGGGCCGCGACCTCCGCCCGGATGGCGGGCAGGGCGGCGTCGGCGGCCGTCCGCTGCTTCGGCGTCCCGCTGAGGGCAAGCCGCTCGGCGTTGGTGGCCAGCGTGGTCAGGTCGGTGTCGGCCATGCCCGGGAGTCTGTCGATCAGGTCGATCATGCTGCAATCCTGCTTTGGGTGCGGGGGAGGGGACGATGGCCGCGATGGAGACCGGAGCGTCGGCCGCCGGCTTTCCTGCCGGGGGGCAGGGGTAGGGGCAGGGGCGGCGGGGCCGTTGCTGTCCCATCCTGCGGTCCAGCATTGCGCCAGACCGCTGTCGGGCGGGTGCGGGTTCGATGAACTGGCGGTGCCGGCGGTGGCGGCCAGCCGCCCTGCCATGTGGGCGACACGCATCCACGGATCGGCGGAACCTGCTGGCGATGTCGGAACGGCTTTCTTATGGGGCATGCCCACTCCGGTCCCGGACCCCGGGAGAAAAGTGCAGGGGACGAAAAGCAAAAGGGCGGCCCGAGGCCGCCCTTCTGGATCGCATCAGGATCGTGCCGTTCCGCTACGCTCAGAGCGCACGCAGGTTCTCGGCCGAAACCTTGCCGCGGCGCGGATCGCGAACGGATTCGAACGACAGCTTCTGGCCTTCGTTCAGGTTGCCCATCCCAGCACGCTCGACGGCGGAGATATGAACGAAAACGTCATCGGAGCCGTCTTCCGGCTGGATGAAACCGAAGCCCTTGGTTGAATTGAACCACTTAACAGTACCGTTGGCCATGGGGCAGTGTCCTTTCCCGGGTTGCCGAGCTCAACATGAGCCAAGCATCAAATTCACCTAAGGCAGGAAGTTCAGCCTTCTGGAAGCTGAAAAACACAAAACCCAGAGCAACTTCGACCTGCCAAACCTGGGCGTTTGTCCGGACGATTGCAAGGAAAAATCCGGGAATGGCCGGCGTTTTTATTTTCCCGGACAGTATGATGGATCTGTGAAGTCCTGATTCACAATCGTCTTTTTCTGGCTATAGCCGTTCTCCCGCAACGGGTTACGGCCGATCCTGTACCCGGACCGGGCGGGCTGCGGACATCGTCGCCGGAAGGCCGCCGGAAGATGGATCCGGAAACCATCATGAGGGGCCAAGGGCATCGGCCGAATGGTGGGGGCGGGGCAGAGGCTCCGCGTCAGCCACGCTGATACCGCCGATGGGGTGCGTTGACTTTGGCCGCCGCTCTGGCGCAGCTTGCGGGCCTGACCTCAGCCAGGGTGGGACGCCATGCCGATCATCACGTCAGCCAGCACGAAGGGCGGGCCGGGAAAGACGACCCTGTCGCTCTGTCTTGCTGACCACTGGCGCCGGGCCGGCCGCAAAGTGGAGTTGTTGGACATCGATCCCAACCGCAACCTGACCCAGTGGATCAAGGCGGCCGGGGCGCCGATAACCTGCACCACGGTCGACGAGGACGACATCATCGAGGCGGCGACCGAGGCCGAACAGCGGGCGGATTGGGTCGTCATCGATGTCGCCGGCGTGCTGGCGCGCGGGCTGGTGCATTCCATCGGCGTCGCCAATGCGGTGCTCATCCCGTCGCGTCCCGACCTGAAGGATGCGCTGGAAGCCGCGCGCACCTATCAGCATGTGATCGCGGAGCAGAAGATGGCGCAGCGCCGCGATCCGCAGGCGCGCATTCCGGCTGCCGTGGTTCTGATGCAGGTGAACCGCCGCGCCCAGGCTGCCGGCTTCGCCCGCGAACAGCTCTCCGCCCTGAAGGTGCCGCTGCTGCCGGCGGAAATCCCGTTGCGCACCGCCTATCAGAACTATTCCTTTGCCGGCCTGCCGCTGGACGATGCCATGGTGCGCGGCGACTTCGCCGAACTGGCCGCAAGCGTGGAAGACCTGATCCATGGCTAGGAAGCTGACCCCGCGCATCGTCACCGCCGACGAGGTATCGGACATCCTCACTCCGTCGGAGGTCCCGGCTCCGCGCCTGTCGCGCCGGCCTGCCCCGGCCAGACTTCGCACCCGTGCGAACTTCGCCGACGTGATCCTCAGCCTGTGGGCAGAGGCGGAGGAGAATTTCCTGGCGATCGGCCGCTATCTCAACCATGCCAAGACAGTGTTGGAGCATGGCGAGTTCATGGCGATGGTGGATCGCGACCTTCCCTTCCGTTACAGCACCGCCAACCGGCTGATGAAGGTCGCGGCCGCCATCGACGACGGCCTGCTGCCGACCGACAACCTGCCGCCCAGCTACGCAACCGTCTATGAGATGGTCCTCCTGAACCCGGAGGAGCGCGCGCAGGCCGCAGCGGAAGGGCTGTTCCGGCCGGATGTCCGCCGCCAGGACATCATCAACTTCAAGAAGCAGCTGCGCGCAGTCACGCTGCCCGACCTTGCCGCCGAGCGAGCCGAACTGGCCCGGCTGGAAATAGAGCGTGCCCGGATCGATGCGCGGATTGCGGAACTGCGTGAGAAGCTGCGAATTGCTTGAGGGGCGGATAGTATAGGTCGGCAATGTTGCTTCGCTTTTTGTCATCTTGCTGAAAAAAGTTCTTGCGCGGTTCGGGGTGGCCCGCATATAAGACGCCTCCCGACGCGAACGACGCCGGCGCCGCCGAAACGGCAGCGACCGACACGCGACGGGGAAGCCCGACAAACCGGCGCTTTTCACCTGAACCCCAGCGGTTCGGTGAGGCTCCCGGTTTCTGCATCGGGCGGGTTCATTGACAAGTTAATACCGTGTTGTGAGAAGGGATGCGCAGGCGGCGGCAGTTGGTAGCCGTTGCGGCCTCGGGGTGTTGGGTTTCCTGATGGGGATCGGCACAATGAGGATCGTCTGTGCATCTTTTGAGCAGAGAAACTGTAACAGTATCGACGTTTCAGGAGATCGCTAAGGCGGTCCTGTCAGTCGTGAGGCTTCGGTCTTGCGATCTGAACCTGAGAGTTTGATCCTGGCTCAGAACGAACGCTGGCGGCATGCCTAACACATGCAAGTCGAACGGTGCCTTCGGGCACAGTGGCGCACGGGTGAGTAACACGTGGGAACCTGCCTTTCGGTTCGGAATAACGTTTGGAAACGAACGCTAACACCGGATACGTCCTTCGGGAGAAAGTTTACGCCGAGAGAGGGGCCCGCGTCGGATTAGGTAGTTGGTGTGGTAACGGCGCACCAAGCCGACGATCCGTAGCTGGTCTGAGAGGATGATCAGCCACACTGGGACTGAGACACGGCCCAGACTCCTACGGGAGGCAGCAGTGGGGAATATTGGACAATGGGCGCAAGCCTGATCCAGCAATGCCGCGTGAGTGATGAAGGCCTTAGGGTTGTAAAGCTCTTTCGCACGCGACGATGATGACGGTAGCGTGAGAAGAAGCCCCGGCTAACTTCGTGCCAGCAGCCGCGGTAATACGAAGGGGGCTAGCGTTGTTCGGAATTACTGGGCGTAAAGGGCGCGTAGGCGGCCTGTTTAGTCAGAAGTGAAAGCCCCGGGCTCAACCTGGGAATAGCTTTTGATACTGGCAGGCTTGAGTTCCGGAGAGGATGGTGGAATTCCCAGTGTAGAGGTGAAATTCGTAGATATTGGGAAGAACACCGGTGGCGAAGGCGGCCATCTGGACGGACACTGACGCTGAGGCGCGAAAGCGTGGGGAGCAAACAGGATTAGATACCCTGGTAGTCCACGCCGTAAACGATGAATGCTAGACGTCGGGGTGCATGCACTTCGGTGTCGCCGCTAACGCATTAAGCATTCCGCCTGGGGAGTACGGCCGCAAGGTTAAAACTCAAAGGAATTGACGGGGGCCCGCACAAGCGGTGGAGCATGTGGTTTAATTCGAAGCAACGCGCAGAACCTTACCAACCCTTGACATGTCCACTTTGAAACCGAGAGATTGGTTTCTTCGGTTCGGCCGGGTGGAACACAGGTGCTGCATGGCTGTCGTCAGCTCGTGTCGTGAGATGTTGGGTTAAGTCCCGCAACGAGCGCAACCCCTACCGTCAGTTGCCATCATTCAGTTGGGCACTCTGGTGGAACCGCCGGTGACAAGCCGGAGGAAGGCGGGGATGACGTCAAGTCCTCATGGCCCTTATGGGTTGGGCTACACACGTGCTACAATGGCGGTGACAGTGGGAAGCGAAGTCGCGAGATGGAGCCAATCCCCAAAAGCCGTCTCAGTTCGGATCGTACTCTGCAACTCGAGTGCGTGAAGTTGGAATCGCTAGTAATCGCGGATCAGCACGCCGCGGTGAATACGTTCCCGGGCCTTGTACACACCGCCCGTCACACCATGGGAGTTGGCTTTACCCGAAGACGGTGCGCTAACCAGCAATGGAGGCAGCCGGCCACGGTAAGGTCAGCGACTGGGGTGAAGTCGTAACAAGGTAGCCGTAGGGGAACCTGCGGCTGGATCACCTCCTTTCTAAGGACGCCGACCTCGACGGTCCGGCACCTCAGCCTAACGGCGTTTCTCTGCCGCCGCCGGCGCATCCCTTCTCACGGTTCTCGACGTGCCCTACAGTGGGCACGGACGGGCTAGTAGCTCAGTTGGTTAGAGCGCGCGCTTGATAAGCGTGAGGTCGGAGGTTCAAATCCTCCCTGGCCCACCATGTTTAGCGGTCGTGCGTTTCGCCGATCGGGGGCATAGCTCAGTTGGGAGAGCGCCTGCTTTGCAAGCAGGAGGTCGTCGGTTCGATCCCGTCTGCCTCCACCAGTTTCCAGATGGACAGCTGGTGTCGAGGGACGCCGAACCGCTCAGCTTCGAGGACCGTTGG encodes the following:
- the napA gene encoding periplasmic nitrate reductase subunit alpha; its protein translation is MLDRRDFIKAQAVAAAAAAGGIGLPAAAQPSMVAGEDAMLKWSKAPCRFCGTGCGVMVATKDNRVVATHGDMQAEVNRGLNCVKGYFLSKIMYGEDRLTQPLLRMRDGKYHKDGEFQPVSWDRAFDEMASQWKRVLKAKGPDAVGMFGSGQWTIWEGYAASKLMRAGFRTNNLDPNARHCMASAAVAFIRTFGMDEPMGCYDDFEHADAFVLWGSNMAEMHPILWTRITDRRLVHSHVKVAVLSTFEHRSFELADIPMIFEPGTDLAILNYIANHIIQTDRVNRAFVGKHCNFRLGQKDIGYGLRPESVLEVRAANAKDPADSKPIDFGAFAKFVSTYTLDYTAELTKVPKERLLALAEMYADPKTKVMSLWTMGFNQHVRGVWVNHMVYNIHLLTGKISEPGNSPFSLTGQPSACGTAREVGTFSHRLPADMQVANPTHRAHTERAWKLPKDLLSAKIGYHAVQQDRMLKDGKLNAYWIMVNNNLQAAPNSANETYPGYRNPENFIVVSDAYPTVTASAADLILPAAMWVEKEGAYGNAERRTHFWHQLVTAPGEARSDLWQLMEFSKRFTTDEVWPADVLDANPSYRGKSLFDVLYRNGNVDRFPLSDVDPDYANDESMDFGFYVQKGLFEEYADFGRGHGHDLAPFDRYHQERGLRWPVVDGKETRWRYREGLDPFVKPGEDVRFYGNPDGKANIFAFPYEPPAEEPDKDFDLWLVTGRVLEHWHSGSMTMRVPELYKAMPMALVFMHPDDAKARGLRRGSEVKVMSRRGEMQTRVETRGRNKPPRGVVFVPWFDSARLINKCTLDATDPISKQSDFKKCAVKIVAV
- a CDS encoding ParB/RepB/Spo0J family partition protein; its protein translation is MSRSLLGKAQKSAQSANSTAAARVKDALFGLSRHAPHLVEVPLDRIAPNPNQPRREFDEEELQGLAASIERHGLQQPVGVRQIADDRWQLVYGERRLRAMRLLGRETIFGILFTGDDDEEIAIVENLQRSDLNPLEESDALFRLAERHGYSHRQLADALGRKKTYVTMMLSFQRLAPAIRADYAALRPTKSKLEALAAIEDQDEQLRAWEKLKRSDAGAPPSPAADPAAASPETAAKRPAVSAPAGVAFSALPKRAAKPVFQARDVLRELQEKPQPLSETDRQALLEMRASIDAVLAATE
- a CDS encoding nitrate reductase cytochrome c-type subunit; translation: MRPHHLAALAVLPFLVPAMLSAQSSGGPAEPRRLDSPFRPPVNFVEQISPPPIPPDVTDDRRVARNYPEQPPVIPHNIRDYQITLNNNQCLTCHSRRFTEAVQAPMVSITHYVDREGQTLGAVSPRRYFCMQCHVPQTRAQPIVPNTFTDLDTLVSRPSDRGDRR
- a CDS encoding AAA family ATPase; translation: MKGEELRTYREAKGLSQSEFAVWLNERLQRRYDKQKVSRWENDAERIPAALDALIRRDAAGVEKLGGPALVVVVANQKGGCAKTVSAVNIASALALQGYATMLIDCDPQANATQHLGIDSYTLEADAKTLYYVMHGDLELRDILVTVEESGLRVAPSSIRLAETEVELGKEAGGDFIMKEKIAAAKRTFDFIIIDTPPNIGELTKNAMVAAHTAIIPCQTEKFSLLGMGFLLENVAKIRRRMNTALSVLGIVPTIYKQRERNDREVLEQIQEQYGPHLRVFDPVPKASVYAQATSVGRAAVEAMPDVAGAAVYRDVAAALVEERIIRMKEVDRVA
- a CDS encoding ParA family protein, translating into MPIITSASTKGGPGKTTLSLCLADHWRRAGRKVELLDIDPNRNLTQWIKAAGAPITCTTVDEDDIIEAATEAEQRADWVVIDVAGVLARGLVHSIGVANAVLIPSRPDLKDALEAARTYQHVIAEQKMAQRRDPQARIPAAVVLMQVNRRAQAAGFAREQLSALKVPLLPAEIPLRTAYQNYSFAGLPLDDAMVRGDFAELAASVEDLIHG
- a CDS encoding cytochrome c3 family protein; this translates as MKARIPVSVRRAWQTISRPSRSLSLGFLTLGGFLAGVFFWGGFNTALEATNTEAFCISCHEMQANVYEELKQTIHFTNRSGVRATCPDCHVPHEWTDKIARKMQASKEVWGKIFGTIDTRDKFLAMRRELAEHEWARLKANNSLECRNCHSADSMDITKQGARAARIHEQYLFTGERTCIDCHKGIAHRLPDMQGVPPGWSEASDNPQKPIGHWLASTGVGDGAHGGMALPAPAPR
- a CDS encoding cold-shock protein codes for the protein MANGTVKWFNSTKGFGFIQPEDGSDDVFVHISAVERAGMGNLNEGQKLSFESVRDPRRGKVSAENLRAL
- a CDS encoding DUF3102 domain-containing protein, which encodes MARKLTPRIVTADEVSDILTPSEVPAPRLSRRPAPARLRTRANFADVILSLWAEAEENFLAIGRYLNHAKTVLEHGEFMAMVDRDLPFRYSTANRLMKVAAAIDDGLLPTDNLPPSYATVYEMVLLNPEERAQAAAEGLFRPDVRRQDIINFKKQLRAVTLPDLAAERAELARLEIERARIDARIAELREKLRIA